The following proteins are co-located in the Paludibaculum fermentans genome:
- a CDS encoding nuclear transport factor 2 family protein — protein MLKNILVSLVLLAVPAFCADDAAKAVEAAERAWAKGVTTNDYALLEKTLGDDLTYTHSTGAVDTKATYIGKLKTGEAKYVKVDHDQLKVQVLSKDTAITICRAQVLTISAGKENPAHLSFLHIFQKRGANWQLVAHQSAKLPN, from the coding sequence ATGCTGAAAAACATCCTGGTTTCCCTCGTCCTGCTGGCCGTGCCCGCCTTCTGCGCCGACGACGCGGCCAAGGCCGTGGAAGCGGCTGAGCGCGCCTGGGCCAAAGGCGTAACCACCAACGATTACGCCCTGCTCGAGAAGACGCTCGGCGACGATCTCACCTACACCCACTCCACCGGAGCCGTCGATACCAAGGCCACCTACATCGGCAAGCTGAAGACCGGCGAAGCGAAGTATGTGAAGGTCGACCACGACCAGCTCAAGGTCCAGGTCCTGTCCAAGGACACGGCCATCACCATCTGCCGCGCACAGGTTCTGACCATCTCCGCCGGCAAGGAAAACCCGGCTCACCTCTCGTTCCTGCACATCTTCCAGAAGCGCGGCGCCAATTGGCAACTGGTCGCCCACCAGAGCGCGAAACTGCCCAACTAG
- a CDS encoding ABC transporter permease, producing the protein MSAVLEPEVQAALDRAKAKPQRRRAGRTMHPGEFLADLAAQTFANLRRNKLRSFLTLFGIAWGIASLVLMSALGDGFRQGQRKNMAQIGDNIVFVYGGVTEEQAGGQRAGRRISLYQRDLDILRQNCPSVQVLSAEHKTYQVPARTTTNSGRFLSLGVNPDYLKLRNLPVEIGRTVGQADVDDGRRVAVLGSSVRKQLFEKNKAPLGERFYLNDYPYEVIGVMSEKDQNSSYDGWDNDKILIPTSALLRDMPPNRQVYAEGRVDGFLYRPMDVARWEEAQAQVRGTLGRLYKFEPTDKGALRIFDSIESAQMFDSIFNAGEIFLAVVSLVTLSLGGVGVMNTMMMAVSERTNEIGLKKALGATSQRILLDFFLEGLFLAILSGVGGLLLVWGLSSLVNSLPMPAMFSGLPIHWRVLAFATLSLGLVAVGSSLPPARRAAAMTPVEALRHER; encoded by the coding sequence GTGAGCGCAGTACTTGAACCGGAAGTGCAGGCGGCCCTCGACAGGGCGAAGGCGAAACCGCAGCGGCGGCGAGCCGGCCGGACGATGCATCCGGGCGAGTTTCTGGCCGATCTTGCGGCACAGACTTTCGCCAACCTGCGGCGCAACAAGCTGCGCAGCTTTCTCACCCTCTTTGGCATTGCATGGGGCATCGCCTCGCTGGTGCTGATGTCCGCGTTGGGCGACGGCTTCCGCCAGGGCCAGCGCAAGAATATGGCTCAGATCGGCGACAACATTGTCTTTGTGTATGGCGGAGTGACCGAGGAGCAGGCCGGCGGACAGCGCGCCGGACGCCGCATATCGCTGTACCAGCGGGATCTGGACATCCTGCGCCAGAATTGCCCTTCGGTCCAGGTGCTCTCGGCGGAGCACAAGACCTACCAGGTGCCGGCCCGCACGACGACCAACTCCGGCCGATTCCTTTCGCTGGGCGTGAATCCCGACTACCTCAAGCTGCGCAATCTACCGGTGGAAATCGGCAGGACCGTCGGCCAGGCGGATGTCGACGATGGCCGCAGGGTGGCGGTGCTGGGCTCCAGCGTCCGCAAGCAACTGTTCGAGAAGAACAAGGCGCCGCTGGGTGAGCGCTTCTACCTGAACGACTATCCGTACGAAGTGATTGGGGTGATGAGCGAGAAGGACCAGAACAGCTCGTACGACGGCTGGGACAACGACAAGATCCTCATCCCGACGAGTGCGTTGTTGCGCGACATGCCGCCGAACCGGCAGGTCTACGCGGAGGGCCGTGTGGACGGGTTCCTCTATCGCCCCATGGATGTGGCGCGTTGGGAAGAGGCGCAGGCGCAGGTGCGCGGCACACTGGGCCGGTTGTACAAATTCGAACCCACCGACAAGGGCGCCCTGCGGATCTTCGACTCGATTGAGAGCGCCCAGATGTTCGATTCCATCTTCAACGCTGGAGAGATCTTCCTGGCCGTGGTCTCGCTGGTCACGCTGTCGTTGGGCGGGGTCGGCGTCATGAACACGATGATGATGGCGGTGTCGGAACGCACGAACGAGATCGGCCTCAAAAAGGCCCTGGGCGCGACCAGCCAGCGCATCCTGCTGGATTTCTTCCTGGAGGGCCTGTTCCTGGCCATCCTGAGCGGAGTGGGCGGCCTGCTGCTGGTGTGGGGGCTTTCGAGCCTGGTGAATTCCCTGCCCATGCCGGCGATGTTCTCGGGGCTCCCGATTCACTGGCGCGTGCTGGCTTTCGCCACCCTGTCGCTGGGCCTGGTGGCCGTGGGATCGTCCCTGCCGCCGGCGCGGCGGGCGGCTGCGATGACTCCGGTGGAAGCGCTCCGCCACGAGAGGTAA
- a CDS encoding SulP family inorganic anion transporter translates to MSDLIAGVTVGLVALPLAMAFSIASGLSPQAGIYCAVVTGFLISLLGGSNTQIGGPTGAFVVVVAGIVGKYGVDGLFTCTMMAGVLLVILGVTGMGTAVKFIPRPIVVGFTNGIALLIASTQIKDFFGLKLDKVPGEFIEKMEALATHASTFSVEETAIGVISLCVILLFVKFVPKVPGTIVALFGATVAVTFLNLNVETIGTRFGGIPSGLPTLHIPEFHWKYVRQLLSPAITVAMLGSIESLLSAVVADRMTKDKHNPNTELFAQGVANIISPLFGGLPATGAIARTATSIRSGAKTPVAGMIHALTLLMVLLVAAPLAKNIPLAALAAILFIVAYNMGEWGEIPEILKLGKRDVSVWALTFLLTVFADLTVAVEFGMILAALVFISRVALTTTVSKVTADYLKQGWQHILQDKEIPSYAAIFRIHGPFLFGSTDKLDEVTSPIEDLPPVVILRLRNMTAIDATGLQALEMFADKLKDSGRVLILCGAPWQPQRMIKRAEFERHVGEENICENVETALTRAEAVYRTLPASAQRNLA, encoded by the coding sequence GTGTCCGACCTGATCGCCGGTGTGACGGTCGGTTTAGTGGCTCTACCCCTGGCCATGGCGTTCTCCATCGCCTCGGGATTATCGCCGCAGGCAGGCATTTACTGCGCGGTCGTGACCGGATTCCTCATCTCCCTGCTGGGCGGATCCAACACCCAAATTGGTGGTCCCACCGGCGCGTTCGTTGTCGTCGTGGCCGGCATCGTCGGCAAGTACGGGGTGGACGGACTGTTCACCTGCACCATGATGGCTGGAGTCCTGCTCGTCATCCTCGGCGTCACCGGCATGGGCACGGCGGTGAAGTTCATCCCCCGCCCGATTGTCGTAGGCTTCACCAACGGCATCGCCCTGCTGATTGCCAGCACTCAGATCAAGGATTTCTTCGGGCTGAAACTCGACAAGGTCCCTGGCGAGTTCATCGAGAAGATGGAGGCGTTGGCCACCCACGCCAGCACGTTCTCAGTGGAAGAGACCGCCATCGGCGTGATCTCCCTCTGCGTGATTCTGCTCTTCGTCAAGTTTGTACCCAAGGTCCCCGGCACCATCGTTGCGCTCTTCGGAGCGACGGTTGCCGTCACATTCCTGAATCTGAATGTGGAGACGATTGGTACCCGTTTCGGCGGAATCCCCAGCGGCCTGCCGACCCTGCACATTCCGGAATTCCACTGGAAGTATGTGCGGCAACTCCTGAGCCCCGCGATCACCGTCGCCATGCTCGGTTCCATTGAGAGCCTGCTCTCCGCCGTCGTGGCGGACCGTATGACGAAGGACAAGCACAATCCGAACACGGAACTGTTCGCGCAGGGCGTGGCCAACATCATCTCGCCGCTCTTCGGCGGCCTGCCGGCCACGGGCGCCATCGCCCGCACCGCCACCAGTATCCGCAGCGGCGCGAAAACTCCCGTTGCGGGCATGATCCACGCCCTCACCCTGCTGATGGTGCTGCTGGTGGCGGCGCCGCTGGCCAAGAACATTCCGCTGGCCGCCCTGGCCGCGATCCTGTTCATCGTTGCCTACAACATGGGCGAGTGGGGCGAGATCCCGGAGATCCTGAAGCTCGGCAAACGGGACGTCTCGGTTTGGGCCCTGACTTTCCTGCTCACCGTGTTCGCCGATCTGACCGTCGCCGTCGAGTTTGGCATGATCCTCGCCGCGCTGGTCTTCATCAGCCGCGTGGCGCTCACCACCACGGTGTCGAAGGTCACCGCCGACTACCTCAAACAGGGCTGGCAGCACATCCTCCAGGACAAGGAAATCCCATCCTATGCCGCGATCTTCCGCATCCACGGACCCTTCCTGTTTGGTAGCACCGACAAGCTGGACGAGGTCACCTCGCCCATCGAGGATCTCCCGCCAGTCGTCATCCTGCGCCTGCGCAATATGACCGCCATCGACGCTACCGGACTGCAGGCATTGGAGATGTTCGCCGACAAGCTGAAGGACAGCGGCCGTGTGCTGATTCTCTGCGGCGCCCCCTGGCAACCCCAGCGGATGATCAAGCGCGCGGAGTTCGAACGCCACGTCGGGGAAGAAAACATCTGCGAGAACGTCGAAACGGCGCTTACTCGTGCCGAGGCCGTTTACCGGACTCTACCTGCGTCGGCTCAGCGGAATTTGGCGTAG
- a CDS encoding ABC transporter permease, producing MTWRFIFTEAWAALRFHRQRTMFTTLSLAWGVTCFVILISYGKGFEQALVKAFQAVGQDLVLTMGGQTSEQAGGMRTGRRVRLELSDAAAVKEAVPLVENLSPEIMRNGVKAQYRGREKEVSIRAVWPEYDIVRNIKITDGRWLNEDDRQHQYRVAILGAKVATELFGGAPAVNEDVILNGIHFTVIGVMDNKLQIANYNRSDNQCIFIPYDSFNVFGDTKYPWFLVWKPATPDSRERAIKMVRAKLAEIHRFSPTDEKAVEILAFSKFMSIVTGMSLAVQLLLGFVGALTLAIGGVGLANIMLASVIDRTREIGMIKALGGLRSMVLKQFLVEACLIVAAGGALGISLGIIATKVIGSMPFLGPAFKDTTGAGDIYLHISGSSILISTGVLLVVGLIAGLVPAIKASKLDPIEALHYE from the coding sequence ATGACTTGGCGATTCATCTTCACAGAAGCCTGGGCCGCTTTGCGCTTCCATCGCCAGCGGACGATGTTTACGACGCTGAGCCTGGCGTGGGGTGTCACCTGCTTTGTGATTCTCATCAGCTACGGCAAGGGGTTTGAGCAGGCGCTGGTCAAGGCGTTCCAGGCGGTGGGCCAGGACCTCGTGCTGACCATGGGCGGACAGACGAGCGAGCAGGCAGGCGGGATGAGGACGGGCCGGCGGGTGCGGCTGGAGCTGTCCGACGCGGCCGCGGTGAAAGAGGCTGTCCCGCTGGTGGAGAACCTGTCGCCGGAGATCATGCGCAATGGGGTGAAGGCTCAGTATCGCGGGCGGGAGAAAGAAGTTTCGATTCGCGCGGTCTGGCCCGAGTACGATATCGTCCGCAACATCAAGATCACCGACGGGCGCTGGCTGAACGAAGACGACCGGCAGCATCAGTACCGCGTGGCGATTCTCGGGGCCAAGGTCGCGACCGAGCTGTTCGGCGGGGCTCCGGCCGTGAATGAGGACGTGATCCTGAACGGCATCCACTTCACAGTGATCGGGGTGATGGACAACAAGCTACAGATTGCGAACTACAACCGCAGCGACAATCAGTGCATCTTCATTCCGTACGACAGCTTCAATGTTTTCGGGGATACGAAGTACCCGTGGTTCCTGGTCTGGAAGCCGGCCACTCCGGATTCGCGGGAACGGGCGATCAAGATGGTCCGCGCCAAACTGGCCGAGATCCATCGATTCTCGCCGACCGATGAGAAGGCCGTGGAGATTCTCGCGTTCTCCAAGTTCATGTCCATCGTCACGGGTATGTCGCTGGCGGTCCAACTGCTGCTGGGCTTTGTCGGAGCATTGACGCTGGCGATCGGGGGCGTGGGGTTGGCGAACATCATGCTCGCCTCGGTGATCGACCGGACGCGGGAGATCGGCATGATCAAGGCGCTGGGCGGACTACGGTCGATGGTGCTGAAGCAGTTTCTGGTGGAGGCTTGCCTGATTGTGGCGGCGGGCGGCGCGCTGGGGATCAGCCTGGGGATCATAGCCACGAAAGTGATCGGGTCGATGCCCTTCCTGGGGCCGGCTTTCAAGGACACCACGGGGGCAGGCGATATCTATCTCCACATCAGCGGTTCGTCGATTCTCATCTCAACGGGCGTGCTGCTGGTGGTGGGCCTGATCGCCGGGCTGGTGCCGGCGATCAAGGCCTCGAAACTCGATCCGATCGAAGCGCTGCACTACGAGTAG
- a CDS encoding DUF1835 domain-containing protein: protein MRLHITNGDSVVGSFQELFPGDTVLPWRDVLHEGPVPPELPLPELSEVRAQFLSAESGRPVERVLADFHARDGLLARYAEFEEVVLWFEHDLYDQLQLIQILDWFQTQAPDTANLRLIQADDYLGRMSRARFAELFPARRAVSAAQLGLASAAWRAFRSADPADLEPFLVPNAALPFLAPALARLCEEYPWTTDGLSRTQRVIRELQRQGLTDRSELFGAFSRQEQAIWMGDWSFFRVLDGAAPRGTGWQWNPILRRFESRPS from the coding sequence GTGAGGCTCCACATCACCAACGGAGACAGTGTCGTTGGTTCGTTCCAGGAACTGTTTCCGGGTGACACGGTTCTTCCCTGGCGTGATGTCCTGCACGAAGGACCCGTCCCGCCAGAGCTTCCACTCCCCGAACTTTCTGAAGTGCGCGCCCAATTCCTGTCAGCCGAATCCGGGCGGCCCGTGGAGCGGGTGCTGGCCGACTTCCACGCCCGTGACGGTCTTTTGGCCCGGTACGCGGAGTTCGAGGAGGTCGTTCTCTGGTTCGAACACGACCTGTACGACCAGCTCCAGCTCATCCAGATTCTCGACTGGTTCCAAACACAGGCCCCGGACACCGCCAATCTGCGGCTGATCCAGGCGGACGACTACCTGGGCCGCATGAGCCGGGCCCGGTTCGCTGAACTCTTTCCTGCCCGCAGGGCCGTCTCGGCGGCACAACTGGGCCTCGCGTCAGCCGCCTGGAGAGCCTTCCGGTCGGCTGATCCCGCCGACCTGGAGCCATTCCTGGTGCCGAATGCGGCGTTGCCGTTCCTGGCTCCGGCACTGGCCCGCCTTTGTGAAGAGTACCCCTGGACCACCGACGGGCTGTCACGGACACAGCGGGTCATCCGCGAGCTTCAGCGGCAGGGTTTGACCGATCGTAGCGAGTTGTTCGGCGCCTTCAGCCGGCAGGAGCAGGCGATCTGGATGGGCGACTGGTCGTTCTTCCGGGTGCTGGACGGCGCGGCGCCGCGGGGCACCGGATGGCAGTGGAACCCTATTCTACGGCGTTTCGAATCTCGCCCTTCATGA
- a CDS encoding M28 family peptidase, whose protein sequence is MHRRTFLSLTPAIAAFAQGRPNLTELYGSAAARLIAAAQADDGGWKKMMYLCDRIGNRLAGSSSLNRAVEWSAAEMKREGLQNVKTPLVKVPHWVRGEESAWMVEPLESKIVMLGLGGSVATPPEGITAEVVVVSTFEELEQLGAEKVRGKIVLYNEAWQGYGRSVAYRAAGASRAAKLGAVAALVRSVTPVSLRSPHTGQMIYTEGVEKIPTAAVTIEDALRMHRLYQQGVKIRVRLKMEAKTLADADSANIIGEIPGREKPEEIVVMGGHIDSWDVGQGAQDDGSGCVACWQAIMLAHQLGLKPRRTLRVCLWTNEENGTRGGQAYREWAGATVKNHVAAVEMDGGAEKPAGFGLSIQGASEEVMVRAMERMQQIGALLKPVGADNMIRGGGGADIGPIMRDGVPGIAHRSSGQRYFEWHHTDADTLDKIDPQEFRQNIAALAVVGYVLADMPEKLTD, encoded by the coding sequence ATGCACAGAAGAACCTTTCTTTCCCTCACTCCGGCGATAGCTGCATTCGCGCAAGGGCGGCCCAACCTGACCGAACTCTATGGCAGCGCGGCGGCCCGCCTCATCGCAGCCGCTCAGGCCGACGATGGCGGCTGGAAGAAGATGATGTACCTCTGTGACCGCATTGGGAACCGCTTGGCCGGATCCTCTTCGCTGAACCGCGCCGTCGAGTGGAGCGCCGCCGAGATGAAGCGCGAAGGGCTCCAGAACGTGAAGACCCCGCTCGTGAAAGTCCCCCACTGGGTGCGCGGGGAAGAGAGTGCCTGGATGGTCGAGCCGCTGGAGTCGAAGATCGTCATGCTCGGCCTGGGCGGCAGCGTCGCCACTCCGCCGGAAGGCATCACGGCCGAGGTTGTCGTGGTTTCCACCTTCGAGGAACTGGAGCAACTCGGCGCCGAAAAGGTTCGCGGCAAGATCGTCCTCTACAACGAAGCCTGGCAGGGCTACGGGCGGTCAGTGGCCTATCGCGCCGCCGGAGCCTCCCGCGCGGCGAAACTGGGCGCGGTGGCCGCCCTCGTCCGCAGCGTCACCCCAGTGAGCCTGCGCTCCCCGCACACCGGCCAAATGATCTATACGGAAGGCGTCGAGAAGATTCCAACGGCTGCGGTCACCATCGAAGACGCGCTCCGTATGCACCGCCTCTACCAGCAGGGCGTGAAGATTCGCGTCCGGCTCAAAATGGAGGCCAAGACTCTGGCCGACGCCGACTCCGCCAACATCATCGGCGAGATTCCCGGGCGCGAGAAACCGGAAGAGATCGTCGTGATGGGTGGCCACATCGACTCCTGGGACGTCGGCCAGGGCGCGCAGGACGATGGCAGCGGCTGCGTGGCGTGCTGGCAGGCCATTATGCTCGCTCACCAGTTGGGTTTGAAACCCCGCCGCACCCTGCGCGTCTGCCTCTGGACCAACGAGGAAAACGGCACGCGCGGCGGCCAGGCTTACCGCGAATGGGCCGGCGCCACCGTGAAGAACCACGTGGCGGCCGTCGAGATGGACGGCGGAGCCGAGAAACCAGCCGGCTTCGGCCTCTCCATCCAGGGCGCCAGTGAGGAAGTGATGGTCCGTGCGATGGAGCGCATGCAGCAGATCGGAGCCCTGCTCAAGCCTGTGGGCGCCGACAATATGATCCGCGGCGGCGGCGGAGCCGACATCGGTCCCATCATGCGCGACGGCGTGCCCGGCATCGCCCACCGCTCCTCTGGGCAGCGCTACTTCGAGTGGCATCACACCGATGCCGACACGCTCGACAAAATCGATCCTCAGGAATTCCGGCAGAACATCGCGGCCCTGGCCGTCGTCGGCTACGTCCTGGCCGACATGCCGGAAAAGCTCACCGACTAG
- a CDS encoding ferrochelatase, whose amino-acid sequence MPHYDAILVLSFGGPEKPEDVMPFLENVLRGRNVPRPRLLQVAEHYYQFGGRSPINDQCRALIAALRTELDAHGPQLPIYWGNRNWHPMLEDTMRQMAEDGIQRAIVFITSAYSSYSACRQYMEDIERARQAVGDKAPLCDKLRHFNNQPGFIGPNAENLRTALDQLPGSRVLFTAHSIPMEMARTSKYVAQLEEAARLVAEQAGNPDYRLVYQSRSGAPHQPWLGPDILEALNEEKASGTESVVVAPIGFISDHMEVIYDLDYEAKARAGELGLKMVRAATVGTHPQFIGMIRELVAERAAGLPSADPCRQDCCPAPIRGSGFTAISATPNSAEPTQVESGKRPRHE is encoded by the coding sequence ATGCCCCACTACGACGCCATTCTCGTGCTCAGCTTCGGCGGTCCTGAAAAGCCGGAAGACGTTATGCCATTTCTGGAGAACGTCCTGCGCGGCCGGAATGTACCCCGGCCGCGGCTGCTGCAGGTGGCTGAGCACTACTACCAGTTCGGCGGGCGCAGTCCGATCAATGACCAGTGCCGGGCGCTGATTGCCGCATTGCGTACCGAACTCGACGCGCATGGGCCGCAGCTTCCGATTTATTGGGGCAATCGGAACTGGCACCCGATGCTGGAAGATACGATGCGCCAGATGGCGGAGGATGGCATCCAGCGGGCCATCGTCTTCATTACGTCGGCGTACAGTTCGTATTCGGCGTGCCGGCAGTATATGGAAGATATCGAGCGGGCGCGCCAGGCCGTGGGTGACAAGGCCCCCCTTTGCGATAAGCTGCGCCACTTCAACAACCAGCCGGGCTTCATTGGGCCGAACGCGGAGAATTTGAGGACGGCCCTCGACCAGTTGCCGGGATCGCGGGTTTTGTTCACGGCTCATTCGATTCCGATGGAGATGGCGCGGACATCGAAGTACGTCGCGCAGTTGGAGGAAGCGGCCAGGCTTGTCGCGGAGCAGGCGGGCAACCCCGATTACCGGCTCGTTTATCAAAGTCGCAGCGGAGCTCCGCACCAGCCCTGGCTCGGGCCCGACATCCTGGAGGCTCTCAATGAGGAGAAGGCGTCCGGAACGGAGAGCGTCGTCGTCGCGCCCATCGGGTTCATCTCCGATCACATGGAGGTGATCTACGATCTCGATTACGAGGCAAAGGCGCGGGCCGGCGAACTGGGCTTAAAGATGGTGCGGGCGGCCACCGTGGGCACACATCCGCAATTCATTGGAATGATTCGGGAACTGGTCGCCGAGCGCGCCGCCGGGCTACCCAGTGCCGACCCGTGCCGTCAGGACTGCTGCCCGGCGCCCATCCGGGGCTCCGGCTTCACGGCCATCTCGGCTACGCCAAATTCCGCTGAGCCGACGCAGGTAGAGTCCGGTAAACGGCCTCGGCACGAGTAA
- a CDS encoding peptidylprolyl isomerase, which translates to MQDTFNVKFETTKGDFVIQVNKEWAPLGVERFHSLVTSGYFDGAKFFRVLPGFVVQFGLAADPQAAKSIPTASIKDDPVSASNTKGTITFATAGPNTRTTQVFINLGDNPRLDGMGFAPFGKVTEGMDIVEQLYSGYGEGAPHGNGPDQGRVRMYGNEYLDANFPKLDAIKKASVSE; encoded by the coding sequence ATGCAAGACACATTCAACGTAAAATTCGAAACCACCAAGGGTGACTTTGTCATCCAGGTGAACAAGGAATGGGCTCCCCTCGGCGTGGAGCGGTTCCACTCACTCGTCACCTCCGGCTACTTCGACGGGGCCAAGTTCTTCCGCGTCCTGCCCGGCTTTGTGGTCCAGTTCGGTCTTGCCGCCGATCCGCAGGCAGCCAAGTCGATTCCCACCGCGAGCATCAAGGACGATCCGGTGAGCGCCTCCAACACGAAGGGCACCATCACCTTCGCCACGGCCGGTCCCAACACCCGCACCACGCAGGTCTTCATCAATCTGGGCGACAATCCGCGCCTGGACGGCATGGGCTTCGCTCCATTCGGAAAGGTCACCGAGGGCATGGACATCGTCGAGCAGCTGTACTCCGGCTACGGCGAGGGCGCGCCGCACGGCAATGGTCCCGACCAGGGCCGGGTGCGGATGTATGGCAACGAGTATCTCGACGCCAACTTCCCCAAGCTGGACGCCATCAAGAAGGCGTCCGTCAGCGAATAA
- a CDS encoding peptidylprolyl isomerase: MRTLLFLAIFAAALPAQTARVVLETELGSIEVQLDLKNAPVTSANFLKYVDAGAYDGGVFHRTVRLDNQPRNRIRIEVIQGGIQPGRRGPDADPIPLERTNKSGLKHVDGTISMARDRPDTATSDFFVCIGDQPALDFGGMRNPDGQGFAAFGRVVSGMDVVRKIQQAPAEGQTLKPPVKILRVRRAAP; encoded by the coding sequence GTGCGGACCCTTCTGTTTCTGGCCATTTTTGCCGCGGCTCTGCCTGCCCAGACCGCGCGGGTCGTTTTGGAGACCGAATTGGGCTCCATCGAGGTCCAGCTGGACTTGAAGAACGCGCCCGTCACCAGCGCCAACTTCCTCAAGTATGTCGATGCCGGCGCCTACGATGGCGGAGTTTTTCACCGCACGGTCCGGCTGGACAACCAGCCGCGCAATAGGATCCGCATTGAGGTGATCCAGGGCGGCATCCAGCCTGGCCGCCGGGGTCCGGACGCGGATCCGATCCCCCTCGAGCGCACAAACAAGTCCGGTTTGAAGCACGTCGACGGCACCATCTCCATGGCGCGCGACCGCCCGGATACCGCCACCTCCGATTTCTTCGTCTGCATCGGAGACCAGCCCGCCCTCGACTTCGGCGGCATGCGCAACCCCGACGGCCAGGGCTTCGCCGCCTTCGGCCGCGTCGTTTCAGGCATGGACGTCGTTCGCAAGATTCAACAGGCGCCGGCCGAGGGGCAGACCCTCAAACCGCCCGTGAAGATCCTGCGCGTGCGGCGCGCCGCCCCATGA